A window from Candidatus Zixiibacteriota bacterium encodes these proteins:
- a CDS encoding DMT family transporter — translation MTAFLWAFTAIFFTSASKRIGSFIVNMIRIPMALIIIATTLAFTTGRLFPHVDSSGQIYWLVASGIVGLVLGDTFLFRSFIILGPRLGSLIFASWPIMTAVMSWFFLTEILSPTAIAGIAIASAGIVWVTNERKTEWQTEMVSADEGSKKLGVIYALLGAIGQSSGLVMAKYAMGETLEPLEASYVRMIAACIAIWIYGGLAGHLPAVVSAMRKGKAMMYALGGSISGPFLGIWMSLVAVKHAETGVAAAIMASVPVVIIPVTIFVYRQKPSGRAMAGAIVTAAGIALLFMR, via the coding sequence ATTTTTCACGAGCGCATCCAAACGCATCGGTTCGTTCATTGTTAATATGATACGCATCCCTATGGCGTTGATAATCATAGCTACCACCCTCGCATTTACGACCGGAAGGTTGTTCCCTCACGTGGACTCATCCGGTCAAATATACTGGCTTGTTGCGAGCGGCATTGTTGGGCTTGTTCTTGGCGATACATTCCTGTTCAGGTCATTCATCATCCTCGGCCCTCGCCTCGGTTCACTCATATTCGCGAGTTGGCCGATAATGACCGCTGTCATGTCCTGGTTCTTCTTAACCGAAATCCTCAGCCCTACTGCAATAGCTGGCATAGCCATCGCATCCGCAGGCATTGTCTGGGTGACAAATGAACGGAAGACAGAGTGGCAAACCGAGATGGTCTCAGCAGATGAAGGCTCCAAGAAACTTGGCGTCATATATGCACTACTCGGTGCGATTGGCCAGTCTTCGGGGCTTGTGATGGCAAAATACGCCATGGGGGAAACTCTTGAACCTCTAGAAGCAAGTTATGTGCGTATGATTGCCGCTTGCATCGCGATATGGATATATGGGGGACTTGCCGGGCATTTGCCTGCAGTCGTGTCGGCAATGAGAAAAGGCAAGGCGATGATGTACGCTCTCGGCGGATCGATCTCCGGCCCGTTTCTCGGAATCTGGATGTCGCTTGTTGCTGTGAAACATGCAGAAACCGGAGTCGCCGCCGCAATAATGGCCTCGGTACCGGTGGTGATAATCCCAGTGACGATTTTTGTCTACAGACAGAAACCCTCAGGGAGGGCAATGGCCGGTGCTATTGTGACAGCAGCTGGAATTGCGCTGCTGTTCATGCGCTGA
- a CDS encoding N-acetylmuramoyl-L-alanine amidase, translating to MYRYEVRFYKGDYRERQETANDDHAVCYVEHHFNSWTDPSADYSLAVVGSNASKKSCEWGRWYAKRVALEFGTKLGGDDGLLQPEPGGRGDGNLYYTDMKAILLEPLFVSNPTQAEIVKSEFGQARLARALVDSILWAFPEGGLVAFSVGHKYKRSEPNDRGAAVYGGGLEAEFAEQTLHRAEYILTDGLYALND from the coding sequence ATGTACCGATATGAGGTTAGATTCTACAAGGGGGATTACCGCGAGAGACAGGAGACTGCTAATGACGATCATGCTGTCTGCTATGTTGAGCACCACTTCAACAGTTGGACGGACCCGTCGGCAGATTATAGTCTCGCAGTGGTGGGATCAAATGCATCGAAGAAATCCTGCGAATGGGGAAGATGGTATGCCAAGCGAGTAGCCCTCGAGTTTGGCACCAAGCTCGGTGGCGATGACGGCTTGCTGCAACCGGAGCCAGGAGGCCGGGGTGATGGGAATCTCTACTATACTGACATGAAGGCGATCCTGCTCGAACCTCTCTTTGTGTCAAACCCCACCCAGGCTGAAATTGTCAAGAGTGAATTCGGTCAGGCTCGCCTGGCGAGGGCGCTTGTAGACAGCATTCTCTGGGCATTTCCGGAGGGGGGGCTTGTAGCATTCAGTGTGGGGCACAAGTACAAGAGGTCAGAACCGAACGACAGAGGCGCGGCGGTTTACGGCGGAGGTCTGGAGGCTGAATTCGCCGAACAGACGCTGCATAGGGCGGAATATATCCTGACAGACGGCTTGTATGCGTTGAATGATTGA
- a CDS encoding phosphoribosyltransferase translates to MNLVLSGLTDIDIERVESFIGDFKRHVVLGASRHIEPYFTNEVDFCLALDFNFASVEEGRYTEIGKLEYVAKYQGSTSAGDEIAERMASAFHRIPAADKSLDCCLTYIPPSPDKEYYLPRYLAEKIMSHPEMVCRMRTVNPLVRAELRTKKPNIKEIRFMQKIKKCERIYSVENVSLSAPVRGCCVYVIDDLYKSGVSIWSFARCLKDAGAKSVMCLVCVKSCGDRDSS, encoded by the coding sequence ATGAATCTCGTCCTAAGTGGGCTCACCGATATTGATATCGAAAGAGTTGAGAGTTTCATCGGTGACTTCAAGCGACATGTAGTTCTCGGTGCGAGCAGACACATCGAACCATACTTCACAAACGAAGTAGACTTCTGCCTGGCTCTCGACTTCAATTTCGCATCTGTGGAAGAGGGGCGGTACACAGAGATTGGAAAGCTGGAGTACGTTGCCAAGTACCAAGGTTCGACATCAGCAGGAGATGAGATTGCAGAACGAATGGCATCCGCATTTCACCGAATTCCCGCAGCTGACAAGTCTCTGGACTGTTGTCTGACATATATACCTCCGTCACCCGACAAAGAATACTATCTTCCGAGATACCTGGCGGAAAAAATCATGTCTCATCCGGAAATGGTCTGCCGAATGCGAACGGTGAACCCGCTTGTAAGGGCCGAATTGCGAACGAAGAAACCGAATATCAAAGAGATCAGATTCATGCAGAAGATCAAGAAGTGCGAGAGGATATATTCTGTTGAAAACGTAAGTCTTTCAGCTCCGGTACGAGGGTGCTGTGTGTATGTGATAGATGATCTATATAAGTCGGGCGTATCCATCTGGTCATTTGCGAGATGTCTCAAAGATGCCGGCGCCAAATCAGTCATGTGCCTTGTCTGCGTGAAATCGTGCGGGGACAGGGATTCGTCATGA
- a CDS encoding DNA-processing protein DprA, whose product MMHGTAYLQLMLAYGIGPKGIMRLLGRLQREDRSIEDFIDAPVSELTTDYGLGSDTAASIGEMRQESELIAQELESNQIHTLVRGLEGYPIRLEHVLGQDAPPIIFAAGNLNIMELKSVGICGGRKATDRGCEVARKCAEVFSRADVNIVSGNAPGVDISAHYGALAAGGTTTFVLATGILHFTARSGFEDVIGDDNYLVMSEFSPRTGWHAHNAMQRNKTVCGMSNAIILVEPALKGGTFAAGTAALQLQRPLFVVDYDDARSIAKGNMYFIDRGARTLDSDRIGSEELAIVVSSLDTKLDRPVQSSLFDSLDSNDPQT is encoded by the coding sequence ATGATGCACGGAACTGCATATCTGCAACTGATGCTCGCCTATGGCATTGGACCGAAGGGAATCATGCGTCTGCTGGGCAGACTGCAAAGAGAGGATCGCTCGATCGAAGACTTCATCGATGCGCCGGTATCCGAGTTGACAACTGACTACGGACTCGGCTCAGACACAGCAGCCTCAATCGGTGAAATGCGGCAGGAGTCTGAATTGATCGCGCAGGAACTGGAAAGCAACCAAATTCACACATTGGTTAGAGGACTAGAGGGATACCCAATCAGACTCGAACATGTTCTTGGGCAGGATGCTCCACCAATAATCTTCGCGGCAGGCAATCTGAATATCATGGAGCTGAAGAGTGTCGGAATTTGCGGCGGCAGAAAAGCGACTGACCGAGGCTGCGAAGTCGCAAGGAAATGCGCCGAAGTGTTCTCCCGGGCAGACGTTAATATTGTAAGTGGCAATGCGCCCGGCGTCGACATATCGGCCCATTACGGGGCGCTGGCCGCAGGTGGCACTACGACGTTTGTTCTCGCTACCGGCATACTCCATTTCACAGCGAGGTCAGGATTTGAAGACGTTATCGGTGATGACAACTACTTGGTAATGTCCGAATTCTCGCCTCGAACCGGTTGGCACGCACATAACGCGATGCAGCGAAACAAGACCGTATGTGGGATGTCCAATGCTATTATTCTGGTTGAGCCTGCACTGAAAGGCGGGACTTTCGCCGCCGGGACAGCAGCACTACAACTTCAGCGTCCTCTGTTTGTTGTAGACTACGATGATGCGCGGAGTATCGCCAAAGGGAACATGTACTTTATCGACCGAGGCGCACGCACTCTCGACTCCGACAGAATCGGAAGTGAAGAGCTGGCAATAGTCGTGTCTTCGCTCGATACCAAACTCGATCGGCCGGTGCAGTCATCACTGTTTGACAGTCTTGACTCAAATGATCCTCAGACATGA
- a CDS encoding ATP-binding cassette domain-containing protein: protein MPRMLVNFKKVTVTLHDNPLFEGLSLSIQGGKLLALVGANGCGKTTILKLILHQQSATREPFGLPDFRVKGDIFVQPGIDIAYLPQMLRGNEGILLDSKQNSDETRRIMAGLCRDFGAVPFERPLDKLSDGELQKRAIITTLAGDHELYLFDEPTNYLDIAGITAFERHVERLKRKGRGVLLITHDRTLTDTLADQTVFITKSGIFHTEGGATAAWAIKTGDYESRRRQAKDIRVRIRKLQNDARAKAGWAAAKEKSKIGAGSAKGHISRLSAKMAKRAKAMQARATGQIEKLEKTRPYIPKVLNLHFPEYDVRNREVFSLRDVSFRYETRASGEDDRDDFLLHEISISASTRDKVCLMGTNGSGKSTMIALALQDLQPTRGECRLTGGVKNAYVPQGLAGFYQKENLLDNFDSCGCDETTIRQYLGAALLRKEKVCEPIGNFSYGELMRAAIVKCILEKAEFLFLDEPTSHLDIESIEVLEQLLQDFRGGFLLISHDRSFVANVADKLYSLDDGRLRQV from the coding sequence ATGCCCAGGATGCTGGTTAATTTCAAAAAGGTTACAGTCACTCTCCACGATAATCCGCTCTTCGAAGGACTTTCTCTCTCGATACAGGGCGGGAAGCTGTTGGCTTTAGTAGGCGCTAACGGCTGCGGCAAGACTACGATCCTCAAGCTAATTCTGCATCAGCAGTCGGCGACACGCGAACCTTTCGGTTTGCCCGATTTCAGGGTGAAGGGTGACATCTTCGTCCAGCCCGGAATCGATATTGCGTATCTTCCTCAGATGCTTCGCGGCAACGAGGGAATTCTACTCGATAGTAAGCAGAACTCCGATGAAACTCGTCGGATCATGGCTGGGCTCTGCCGTGACTTCGGCGCCGTTCCATTCGAAAGGCCATTGGACAAGCTGTCTGATGGCGAGTTGCAGAAACGAGCGATCATAACCACATTGGCTGGAGATCATGAACTCTATCTGTTCGATGAGCCGACGAATTATCTCGACATCGCCGGGATAACCGCATTCGAGCGGCATGTCGAACGGCTGAAGCGGAAGGGCAGGGGGGTGTTGCTCATCACGCATGATCGAACGTTGACCGATACGCTGGCTGACCAGACTGTTTTCATTACAAAGAGCGGGATATTCCATACAGAAGGTGGTGCGACTGCAGCATGGGCTATCAAGACCGGTGATTATGAATCCCGGCGGAGACAAGCGAAAGACATCAGAGTCAGAATTCGGAAACTGCAAAATGATGCGCGAGCGAAGGCGGGCTGGGCTGCCGCTAAAGAGAAGTCCAAGATCGGTGCAGGTAGTGCAAAAGGGCATATCAGCAGGCTCTCTGCGAAGATGGCCAAACGCGCCAAAGCGATGCAGGCTCGGGCAACCGGGCAAATCGAGAAACTTGAGAAAACGAGACCATACATTCCCAAAGTGCTGAATCTCCACTTTCCGGAGTATGATGTCCGGAATCGTGAAGTGTTCTCTCTCAGGGATGTCTCGTTTCGCTATGAGACTCGTGCAAGTGGCGAAGATGACAGAGATGATTTCCTACTTCACGAGATAAGTATCTCGGCATCAACAAGGGACAAAGTCTGCCTGATGGGCACCAATGGTTCCGGAAAGTCGACGATGATTGCGCTGGCTTTGCAGGATTTGCAGCCGACTCGTGGGGAATGTCGCCTCACTGGCGGAGTGAAGAATGCCTATGTTCCGCAGGGGCTGGCTGGTTTCTATCAGAAAGAGAACCTGCTGGACAACTTCGACAGCTGCGGGTGTGATGAAACCACAATCAGGCAGTATCTCGGTGCTGCGCTATTGCGAAAAGAAAAAGTCTGCGAGCCAATCGGAAATTTCTCGTATGGCGAGTTGATGCGCGCTGCAATCGTGAAATGCATTCTGGAGAAGGCGGAGTTTCTATTTCTTGATGAACCGACATCGCACTTGGATATCGAGTCAATCGAAGTCCTTGAGCAGCTCTTGCAGGATTTCCGCGGGGGATTTCTGCTAATCAGTCATGATCGGTCGTTCGTAGCGAATGTCGCGGACAAATTGTATTCGCTCGACGATGGAAGACTGAGGCAGGTCTGA